CCGCCCCGCACCGCGTCGCGCAAGCGGTCGTTGAAGGTGCCGATGCCCTGCCCGAACAGGCCCTGCTGGGTCGCGTTCACCCCGCGCTTGCCCCCCTGCACCTCGCCGAAGTCCCAGCCCTCGCCGTAGAGGTAAATCTTCTTGCCGTCCACGCCGTCCTTCTGCGGCGTCAGCGCGTCGAGCGCCTGCCGAACAGCCCGCATGTCCGCGACCATGTGGTGCCCCATCAGGTCGAAGCGGAAGCCGTCCACCCGGTACTCGCGGGCCATCAGGACCAGAGTGTCCACCATCAGCCTCCGCATCATGTTGTGTTCCGTGGCGGTGTTCGAGCAGCAGGTGGAGTTCTCCACCCCGCCGTTCACGTTCAGGCGGTGGTAGTAGCCGGGCACGATCCTGTCCAGCACGCTGCGCTCGTCCTGCCCGCTCGCGCTCGTGTGGTTAAACACCACGTCCTGCACGACGCGGAGTCCGGCATTGTTCAGCGCCATCACCATCTGGCGGTATTCCCGCGTCCGCTGGTCCGGGTTCACCGCGTAGCTGCCCTCGGGGACCATGTAGTGGTACGGGTCGTAGCCCCAGTTGTAGGCGTCCTGGTCCCTCACCGCCGCGACCGCCTTCTGCTGCTCCTCGCTGTTCGGCGGGAACCCCGAGAGGTCGCCCGGCGTCTTCCACTGCCCCCTGTCCTCGTTGATCGTGGCGATATCGAAGGTGGGGAGGAGGTGGACGGCCCTCAGCCCCGCGTCCGCCAGGGCCTTCAGGTGCCGCATCCCATTGCTGTTCGCCTGGGTGAAGGCGAGGTAAGTGCCGCGCTGGGCGGCGGGCACGGAGGCGTCGGCGGCGCTGAAGTCGCGCAGGTGCAGCTCGTAGAAGCTGAGGTCACTCACCGTGGCGAGGGCGGGCTTCTTCAGCGCCTCCCACCCGGCGGGCTTCTGGGAGGCGTCGTCCAGGTCGGCGAGGACGCTGCGGGTGCTGTTGGGAGTCAGCGCGACCGAGTAGGGGTCGGTGACGAGGTTCGTCTCGACCTTCCCGGTGCTCGGCGCGAAGACCCGCACCTCGTAGCGGTAGGGCTGGCCCTTCCAGCCCGGCTCGCCCTGCACGCTCCACACGCCCTGGGCATTCCGGGTCATGGGGACGGTGCGCTCGGGTGTGCCCAGCCGCAGCCCCACGTCCTGGGCGGTCGGCGCCCACAGCCGCAGGGTGGGACGGTTCCCCTGCCACGTCACCCCCAGCGGCCCGCCGTACGTGTACAGGTCGTCGAGCGCCCAGGCCGTCTGCACCCCCGTCGCGTCGATCAGGGTCCCGTCGGGCAGGGCGCTGCTCACCGCGAGCTGGCCGCGCAGGGCATCCGGCACCCTCGCGCGGTCCTCCTCCCGCACCTGGAGGAGGGCGTAGTCGGCGAGGTACGGCGCCTTCGCCTTCAGCGCGGGGGTCAGCCCCCCCTCCACCTCGTTCAGGGTGAGGGTCGTGCCGCCCTCCACCCCCGCCGGGGTCAGCTTGAGGCTGGCGTCGGGCGCGGCGTGCAGGGTGAGCAGGGCGCCGGGCTGCACCAGCGTCCTCTTCACCGCGACCAGGTCGCGGCCCAGCATGATCGCCTGCTGCTGGTTCAGGTTGCCCACGACCTTCACGGACGTGTCCGGGCGCGTCGTGAACACCGTCGTGTTGCCGCTCACGATCCAGGCCTGGTTGCCCTGCGCGGCGTTCAGCGTCATGTCCGGCCCCGGGTCCTTCTCGTCCCCCTTGTGGACGATGAAGTTCAGCTTCTTCCAGCCTTGTTTCATGGGCACGTCCCAGTACACGCCGAAGGAGTTCTTGCCCGTCTGCGGCAACGGCTTGGTCCACTCGACTTGGGCGGTCGTGTCCTCCCACACATGCAGGCCCCAGCCCTCGTACTTGCCGTCGGGGCGGTAGTAGTTGATGCGGGCCGTT
This sequence is a window from Deinococcus aerius. Protein-coding genes within it:
- the pulA gene encoding pullulanase-type alpha-1,6-glucosidase, which encodes MRRLTTFLTVALSAAAVAQTTLPVEAARSSSPRPETLAPTRVESPASLGQNPFRKAAGSLIAQAAPPSSSAATPIPENVLRVRYVRPDGQYDGWGLHVWEDTTATVEWSRPLPPTGRDAGGLYWDVPLKAGAQKVGFIVHKGDEKDPGPDMFADPSKGREVTVTSGQAEFAYGAPAALSDPPVPAGTARINYYRPDGKYEGWGLHVWEDTTAQVEWTKPLPQTGKNSFGVYWDVPMKQGWKKLNFIVHKGDEKDPGPDMTLNAAQGNQAWIVSGNTTVFTTRPDTSVKVVGNLNQQQAIMLGRDLVAVKRTLVQPGALLTLHAAPDASLKLTPAGVEGGTTLTLNEVEGGLTPALKAKAPYLADYALLQVREEDRARVPDALRGQLAVSSALPDGTLIDATGVQTAWALDDLYTYGGPLGVTWQGNRPTLRLWAPTAQDVGLRLGTPERTVPMTRNAQGVWSVQGEPGWKGQPYRYEVRVFAPSTGKVETNLVTDPYSVALTPNSTRSVLADLDDASQKPAGWEALKKPALATVSDLSFYELHLRDFSAADASVPAAQRGTYLAFTQANSNGMRHLKALADAGLRAVHLLPTFDIATINEDRGQWKTPGDLSGFPPNSEEQQKAVAAVRDQDAYNWGYDPYHYMVPEGSYAVNPDQRTREYRQMVMALNNAGLRVVQDVVFNHTSASGQDERSVLDRIVPGYYHRLNVNGGVENSTCCSNTATEHNMMRRLMVDTLVLMAREYRVDGFRFDLMGHHMVADMRAVRQALDALTPQKDGVDGKKIYLYGEGWDFGEVQGGKRGVNATQQGLFGQGIGTFNDRLRDAVRGGNPFGGLQEQGFATGLFVLPNGQAGNTDKAKALRLADQVRVGLTGNLRDYTFTNAQGQTVKGSQVDYNGSPTGYTASPREAITYVSAHDNQTLYDAVLLKAPVNATPAERTRMQNLANSVVLLGQGLPFSQAGDDILRSKSFDTDSYNSGDWFNDLDFTLRDNGFGRGLPPAEKNEANWPLYRTLLGNTALRPDTAEMQRAFDHYREMLRVRYSSSLFRLETAQQVGQALRFLNTGPSQTPGVIGMRLSGQVSATNPYRNIVVVFNGSGNTVNLSDPSLTGLNLTLHPALQASTDPTVKTSRSSGNTVSVPALTTAVFVGK